One part of the Nymphaea colorata isolate Beijing-Zhang1983 chromosome 8, ASM883128v2, whole genome shotgun sequence genome encodes these proteins:
- the LOC116258363 gene encoding formin-like protein 16 — MAAILCLLVHFSLMISLSTSSSSPAYPSLSASDHKSALVITAVLGSIVAAVVLYLILLCLLRELAAWLGQTRGLQSSQSPLFSFTRRDSFRRPRSAQRSLVVDESGLDILYWRQLRVQNNAKSERATQVVPLRTPGSLSSTSPVFLSHQTREDEVTEYEMDPALMPAANPAPLLVSAPNSAPKSKMDLNLVPTIIVEASSASPSLPSSRPPPSRPQTNLVPAPPLPLPPGRAKRSNSSDLLPPLPCSVLKPIMDVNFAVTLKPDGNSEASRPPPPLPPTNPIPGPPLPPPPGARRSPAPPPPSGKASTVSPPTPPPPLTSPLPAPSLPHPPGAKYRSVPPPSKAPTVSPPPPPRPAAATPSPPPPPPPPGQAPILTPPPPTRSPPPPPPMANPIPTAPPPPPMANPIPTAPPPPPGAKKSSTPPPPPPPAPGKAPPVPPPPGKGPPGGALVKPKPAAKVKGEGAPSSSVLPGSSPEHESAPLAKLKPLHWEKVPANADHSMVWDNLRDGSFSFDDELMEALFGYKDTTTKAAAPTTAPTLSSKPNPPASQGPQSTFILDPRKSQNIAIVLRSLGASRQAIMDSLLQGKGLSGETLEKLAGIAPTLEEQSAIRNHPASDAAQLADAESFLYHLLTAVPTAFRRVEAMHFRSNYEPEILTLKKSLQTLELASRELRNCDLFFKLLEVVLKAGNRMNAGTERGNAQAFNLVTLRKLADVKSTDGKTTLLYFVVQEVIRYEGRRCVANRNQSVLVTGASSKEERENEHLKLGLPVVSGLSNDLANVKSAAGIDYEFISGCCDRLGAQMGVIKKFVWSLGGDGGEFKEEMMRFVEAAEAEMKEMKEEQKRVLQSVKKTTEYYHASASKGRTENLLQLFVIVKDFLNMVDQVCAEIGRGLQKKKSTGTASPPGGRLERTPTRFANLPAHFLTDNLRTSTDSDDDFEDD, encoded by the exons ATGGCTGCAATTCTCTGCCTCCTGGTTCACTTCTCCCTCATGATCTCTCTCAGTACGTCCTCTTCTTCTCCCGCTTATCCTTCCTTATCGGCATCTGATCACAAGAGCGCCCTGGTGATCACGGCCGTTCTGGGCTCCatcgtcgccgccgtcgtcctCTACCTCATCCTCCTCTGTCTCCTCCGCGAGCTCGCCGCCTGGCTTGGCCAGACTCGCGGGCTGCAGAGTAGCCAGTCCCCTCTGTTCTCCTTCACCAGGCGCGACTCCTTCAGACGTCCCCGGTCTGCGCAGAGGAGCCTGGTCGTCGATGAAAGCGGACTCGATATTCTCTACTGGCGTCAGCTTAGAGTCCAGAACAACGCAAAGAGTGAGAGGGCTACCCAGGTGGTTCCCCTCCGAACGCCGGGATCCCTCTCTTCGACTTCTCCGGTTTTCCTATCCCACCAGACTAGAGAGGACGAAGTCACGGAGTATGAGATGGATCCCGCGCTGATGCCGGCGGCGAACCCAGCACCGTTGCTGGTAAGCGCCCCCAATTCGGCTCCCAAGTCGAAAATGGACTTGAATTTGGTTCCGACGATCATAGTGGAGGCAAGTTCGGCTTCCCCATCGTTGCCATCGTCACGTCCGCCGCCATCACGACCACAAACAAATCTAGTTCCGGCGCCACCACTCCCACTTCCACCAGGCCGTGCCAAGAGATCAAATTCATCTGATCTTCTTCCGCCTCTTCCCTGTTCTGTTCTGAAGCCAATAATGGATGTTAATTTCGCTGTTACGTTAAAGCCGGACGGGAATTCAGAAGCATCACGTCCTCCACCACCTCTGCCCCCGACAAATCCGATTCCAGGGCCACCACTTCCGCCTCCACCGGGTGCCAGGAGGAGTCCggctccccctcctccttctGGTAAGGCTTCGACAGTATCACCGCCGACACCACCTCCGCCACTGACAAGTCCACTTCCAGCCCCATCACTCCCACATCCACCAGGTGCCAAGTACAGATCGGTTCCTCCTCCTAGTAAGGCTCCGACAGTCTCACCACCGCCGCCACCTCGGCCAGCGGCGGCAACTCCATCTCCGCcccctcctccccctcctcctggTCAGGCTCCGATACTAACACCACCGCCACCAACTCGGTCCCCGCCGCCACCTCCGCCAATGGCAAATCCAATTCCAACGGCGCCACCACCTCCGCCAATGGCAAATCCAATTCCAACGGCGCCACCACCTCCACCAGGTGCCAAGAAGAGTTCGACTCCTCCCCCACCTCCTCCTCCCGCTCCTGGAAAGGCTCCGCCAGTACCTCCACCGCCAGGAAAAGGACCACCGGGAGGCGCCCTTGTGAAGCCCAAGCCGGCGGCCAAGGTAAAGGGAGAAGGAGCGCCGTCTTCATCGGTGTTGCCGGGAAGCTCGCCGGAGCATGAATCGGCGCCACTGGCTAAGTTGAAGCCATTGCACTGGGAGAAGGTTCCGGCCAACGCCGACCATTCCATGGTGTGGGACAATCTACGGGACGGCTCCTTCAG CTTTGACGATGAATTAATGGAAGCTCTGTTTGGCTACAAAGACACCACCACAAAGGCGGCGGCGCCGACGACCGCGCCCACCTTGTCCTCCAAACCTAACCCACCTGCCAGCCAAGGCCCTCAATCAACCTTCATACTTGACCCACGCAAGTCACAGAACATAGCCATAGTCCTGCGCTCCTTGGGCGCATCCCGCCAAGCAATCATGGACTCACTCCTCCAAGGCAAAGGCCTTTCCGGCGAGACACTTGAGAAGCTAGCCGGAATCGCACCCACCCTGGAGGAGCAGTCCGCCATCCGAAACCACCCTGCCAGCGACGCAGCCCAGCTAGCAGACGCCGAATCCTTTCTCTACCACCTCCTCACTGCCGTGCCGACAGCATTCCGGCGGGTTGAGGCAATGCATTTCCGATCAAACTACGAACCGGAGATCCTCACTCTCAAGAAGAGCCTCCAGACACTGGAGCTCGCTAGCAGAGAGTTGAGGAACTGTGACCTATTCTTCAAACTGCTTGAGGTCGTGTTGAAGGCAGGAAATCGAATGAACGCCGGCACGGAGCGGGGGAACGCTCAGGCTTTTAATCTCGTGACACTGCGTAAGCTCGCCGACGTGAAGAGCACGGACGGCAAGACCACGCTTCTGTACTTTGTGGTGCAAGAAGTTATCCGTTACGAAGGAAGACGATGCGTCGCCAACCGGAATCAAAGCGTCCTGGTCACTGGCGCTAGCAGTAAGGAGGAAAGGGAGAACGAGCACTTGAAGCTCGGATTGCCAGTAGTCAGTGGGCTTAGTAATGACCTTGCCAATGTCAAAAGCGCTGCCGGAATCGATTATGAGTTCATCTCTGGTTGCTGCGACAGACTCGGAGCTCAAATGGGTGTGATCAAGAAGTTCGTGTGGAGTTtgggtggtgatggtggtgaattcaaggaggagatgatgAGGTTTGTGGAGGCCGCAGAGGCTGAGATGAAGGAGATGAAGGAAGAACAGAAGAGGGTCTTGCAGTCTGTCAAGAAGACGACGGAATACTACCATGCCAGTGCGTCGAAGGGTCGGACTGAGAACTTGTTGCAGTTGTTTGTTATAGTTAAGGATTTCCTGAACATGGTTGATCAGGTGTGTGCTGAGATAGGAAGGGGCttacagaagaagaagagtacTGGGACGGCTTCGCCGCCCGGCGGCCGACTAGAAAGGACTCCGACGAGGTTCGCGAACTTGCCGGCGCATTTCTTGACAGACAATTTAAGAACTTCAACAGATTCAGACGATGATTTTGAAGACGACTGA